In Gemmatimonadota bacterium, the DNA window GCTTCGCAGTTGCCTGCCCAGAGCCTCGAAGGACAGCCGCCTCTCGAAGTGCGCCCGGGCAGCCGCGCGCAACTCCGCCGGCTGGCGCGCGGCAAATCGCAGGATGGCCGAGGCCAGGGCAGCGGCGTCGCGCGGGGGGAAGAGCGCTCCCACGGCGCCGTTGTCCGTGATGCGGCGCGCGGTTGGAATATCGGCCACCAGCGGGGTCGTGCCGCAGGCGAGCGCTTCGAGCAGGGCGAAGCTGCTGCCCTCGCGCTGGCTGGCGGAGACGAAAAAATCGGCGGCCCGGCAAAGCTCCTGCACGCTTTCATGGGGGACGGCTCCCAGCAGGTGGACGCGCCTGGCCAGGCCGGGATCGGCAGCAAGCCGCTCGCGCACCTGGGGCAGGAGCGGCGCTTCCGTGTAGCAGCACCACAGGTGCAGGTCCGGGAGCCGCTGCGCGGCGAGGGCCACCGCAGTCAGGACCGTCATGGGGTCTTTGTCACGGTTGAGTCGGCCCACCCACACCATGCAGGGGTTGCCGTAGAGTCCGGTGGCGGCGCGCGCCGCGTCTGTGTCGCCAGGCGCAAACCGAGTCGAGGTTTCCAGGATCTCGAAAATGGGAATCCCGCGAGGGAGCACACCGGCGGCGGTGAGCGGATGGGCGAGCGCTCTGGCGGTGAAGGCTGCCCCGTCGATTCGCGAAAGCCCCCAGCGGTGCAATGCCCGCCGCCAGCGCGGCGGCGGCCGGTCGGAATGATCCTGAACCAGTAGCGGCACACGGGGCAGTGCGCGCCCGAGCGGGCGGGCCGCCAACGGGAAGGACAGGCTGTGCAGGTGAAGCAGGTCAGGCTGCAGGGAGCGGAGCAGGCCGCGGAACCTGGCCGAGGGAAGCCGCGCCCACTGGTGTGCAGACAGCGCCCCCTCCAGAACGGTAAGCTCCCTCAGGAAATGGAAAGCGACGCCCTGGCGATCAAAGGCCGCGTCGTGTGATGCAGCCTGCACCACAGTCACTCGCAACCCAGTCCTGGCCGCCGCCTCCGCCGTGTCCAACAGCGCTGGCCAGGCGCGCAGAAGCTGCTCGGGTGCTCTGCCGGCGGGGTCGATGTAGCAACTGACCTGAACGATATGCATCAGGAAAGCGCTGTCCCGGCATGAACCCCTGCGGGCGGCGCCAGCGCCGGGGTTGCGACCTTGCGCACGACGCCGTCAGCCAGCTCGTAAACGATGTCTGCAGCCGCCGTGAGCTGCCGCTGGTGCGAAACCGCCACTATCGTCACCCTCCCCTTCAGCTCTTGGAGCGAGCGGATGATGGCGGCCTCGGTTCTGGCATCCAGACCGGCCGTAGCCTCGTCCAGGACCAACAAGCTCGGCCCGTTCAGGAAAGCGCGCGCAATGGCCAGTCGCTGGCGCTGACCCCCGGACAGGCGGTAACCGCGTTCCCCTATCACGGCGTCCATACCCTCGGGGAGCCGGGATACGAACTCCCATGCGCCCGCTTCCTGCAGTGCCCGCTGCACGGCCGATGGATCGGCGCGGTTGTCAAGGAACGCGACGTTGCGATAAATGGTGTCGTGAAAGAGCAGGCCTTCCTGCGGAACGTATCCCAGCGACCGGCGCCATCTGGCCAGATCTATCTCCGCGAGGGGAATGTCATCCACATAGATCTGTCCCGATGTCGGCGTTCGCAGGCCCAGGATCAGGTCGACAACCGTCGTCTTTCCCGCTCCGGAACGCCCTCGTATCACGACGAAGCGGCCGGCCGGGACCTCGAAGGAAAGCTCGCGCAAGACGGGCGTACGGTCGTAGGCGAAGGAGACGCAGTCGAACACAATGCCCTTTCCCACGCGGGGCGGCGGAGTCTTCCCC includes these proteins:
- a CDS encoding glycosyltransferase family 4 protein — protein: MRAWPALLDTAEAAARTGLRVTVVQAASHDAAFDRQGVAFHFLRELTVLEGALSAHQWARLPSARFRGLLRSLQPDLLHLHSLSFPLAARPLGRALPRVPLLVQDHSDRPPPRWRRALHRWGLSRIDGAAFTARALAHPLTAAGVLPRGIPIFEILETSTRFAPGDTDAARAATGLYGNPCMVWVGRLNRDKDPMTVLTAVALAAQRLPDLHLWCCYTEAPLLPQVRERLAADPGLARRVHLLGAVPHESVQELCRAADFFVSASQREGSSFALLEALACGTTPLVADIPTARRITDNGAVGALFPPRDAAALASAILRFAARQPAELRAAARAHFERRLSFEALGRQLRSAYTSLVRACASA